The sequence CGTTCCCTACGATGTCTGGCGTTGCGCCGACGTGCTGGCGGTTCGGGGAGGGCTGATGGTGTCCGGTGAGGCGGTTGCGGTCGAGGGGCTGCGCACGGCTGTGGACTTCTATGCCGACAAGGCCGCGCGTCTGCGGCAGCAGCGGGTGGATCTGGAGAAGGAACTGGCCCAGGTGGATGCCGACTTGGCCAGCGCCTCCGCTTCTCATGACCATCTGGCAGCCGCCTTGGAAGAGATCACCGCTGGAGCGGAAGCCGGCCCTGAGGCCCCTGGCGACCGGCCCGGTGATGAAGACGCCGAAGCACAGGGACCGGCGTCAGACGAGAACGGCGCGACGGGTTCCGCAGATTCTCCACAGCAGGGCGCCACGACGCCGCGGAACCTGCAGCTGGGTCAGCAGGTGCTGCAGGTGCTGGCCACGGCGGGGCGGCCGTTGCGGGTGAAGGAGATCACGGAAGCCATCGGAAGGCCGGTTTCCGGAAAGCAGGGGGCGGCCGCGATCGAGACGACCCGCAAGACCTGCAAGCGGCATGTCTCACAGGGCCGGGCTGTCGAGCCCGAGCCCGGGGTCTTCGCGATCGCTTCCGCCGGCAGCGGGCACGTGAAGGGGGCCGCCTAGCGACTGCGCCCTCATGAGCGTCCCCTCCTCCCATTTGCGGGGAGAAGGGGACGGGCTCCGTTGAGCTTGCACCCTCTTCGGAACCTTTGACGTGGACCCCTGATAGTGGCTCACGCTGTTCCCGAGGCTAGAGCAACTGTGCTCGCCTCGGGGGCGCGTGGCCTATTTTGTCGTTCCCTGCGCCGGTGAGGCCCGGGGACGGAAGGGCCTTTTCCCATGCGTATGCGGCATTCCCCCGCTGGAGGGGTACAGCGGCACGGCAAGGAAGTTCTCCAGGCGGGCGACAGTGGCGACGTCGGGCCAGCAGCGGCCGGCGATCAGGTCGGCGATGGCCTGCCGGTTGACCCCCGAGCCGGCGGCGGCTTGCCGCAGGCTCCGCCGCTGGGTCTTGAGCACAGCTTCGAGGGCGCGGGCGATGCCCTGAACGACATCGGCGGCGGAGTCGTCGATCCCTGCGTGGGGCCAGGATTCCGGATTGTCGGCAAGCTCGCGCGGCGGCCTTTTTCGGGCCAAACCTCCCACCATGTCGATGCACTCCTTTCCGTGAAGATCGGCTTCGACCCCTTCACTGGCTGCTTGTCCAGCCAGTTTCGTTGGTCTGTGACGTTGAGCCCGGAGGTCTCCCGCCGCATCCGTGAGTACTGCCCGCGCCTCCCGCAAGCACGATGGGCACGGGTTGCCGACCAGGTGCGAGCAACCGTGGCGGCTGCCGCCCCGGCCACCTGCTACGAGGCGGGGCATCTGCTGCATGTGGTCGGACGGCTGGCCGTCTGGACCGACAGCGGCGGCCTGCCGCGGGATCCGGGGGTGTGGCTGCGCACGGAGACGATCGACGCGTTCGTGCTGTCGGGTTGCGCGGGCATGGACGGCTCGACGGTGCAGACCTATCGGTCCTGGCTGCGCCGGGTGTGCGAGGCCCTGGTGTGGGTCGAGCGCGGGGAGGCTCCACCCGCACGGCTGTCCTCGCCCCGCGATCCGCAACCACCCTATGAACACGGGGAGTTGTCCCGACTGCGAGCCTGGACGGGACATCTTCCGGGTCGGGCCCGGGCGGACGGGCTCGCGCTGATGGCGTTGGGGGCCGGATGCGGCCTGGCCCCCGGAGAGGTCGTGCCCGTCCGCGGGGATCACGTCCGGGTCACCTCCAGCGGTGTCGCGGTGCTGGACGAGAACATGCTGGGGCGTCTGGTGGCCTGTCACACAAGGTGGGACAGTGTGCTGGCCGAGTTGGCCGTGGAGGCGGGTACGGGTTTCCTGTTCCGGCCGGGCCGGAAGGTGGCCGCGGCCAAGAACCTCGTCTCGTCCTGGCCCCAGCGACACCGGCCCCCGTCCGGTCTGCCGCCGCTGTCTGCCCGGCGCCTGCGCTCGACGTGGATCGTCGGCCTGCTGGCCGAGGGCATCAGCCCGTCCGTGGTCGCCGAGGCTGCCGGGATGACCTCGCCGGCCGGGCTCGCTCCTTACCACCGCTGGGTCCCGCCCCTGCCCAGGGAGGAGGTCATCCGGCTGCTGCACGGGCAACGCCCGTGATGCCGCGGCCCGCCCGGGACGAGCAGGCAGCAAGGGCCCTGCGACCCCGTGTCCGTCCCGGGAAACTGACCCGGATCGAGGATTCCAAGGTCGGCCAGATGCTGGCTCTGCTGGACCGCTCCGGAGTCCCGCAGCAGCTGGAGGAGCTCCTTGCCGGGCGGCCGGGACCGGCGGGAGTGCGGCCGCGCACGGTCCTGGCGGGGCTGTTGCTGTCCTCCTACCTCACCGGCCGGGCCACCATCGCCGAAGCGTGGCGGATCCTGCACTTCCGCCTGGAGCCCCGGGCCCGCACCTGGCTGGGCATCCCGCAGGAACCGCCAGCCACCGCGCGGGAGTCCATCGCGGCCAGCCGCCGCCTCTACCGGGGCTTCAACCGCATCACCACCGTGCTGGACCCAGCCCGCTGCAACCGGCGTTCCCGCCTTCCCCAGCCTGTCGCCGACGCTTACGCGGATGCCTGGGACGTCCCGTCCGGACGACAGGCCGCCGAGCGGCTCCAGCAGCTGGCCAACCAGCTGGTCCTCACCCCCGTCCGCCTCGCCCAGGCCCGCGGCTACCTGCGCGGCTGGCGCGGAGACGTGGGCGTGGATGCCACTCCGATCCCGGTCCTGGCCCACCCCGACAGCGAACGCACCGCAACCGCCTCGGTGGAGATCACCGCGGGCTGGCACTACAGCGGCGGCTCCGATGAGCCCACCTTCGGCTACAGCGCCAGCTTCGTCGTCGCCGCCCACCGCCGGCGTCCCGGAGAGAGCGCGGGCAAACCGCTGGCCTACCCGCAGATGTGCGTCGGCCTGGTGCTGGACACCCCGACGGTCCGCACCGGCGCCAACGCCGTCACCGCGCTGACGCAGCTCGCCGAACTCGGCCTGCCGACCGGGACCTGCGCGGCCGACCGCGCCTACACCGGATGCGCACCCGAGAAGTTCCAGATCCCCGTACGCCGCCTCGGCTACCGCCTCGCCCTGGACTACAAGGTCGAGAACCGGGGACAACAAGGCAGCTGGCAGGGCGCCTTGCTCATCGACGGCTCCCTGGCCTGCCCCCACATGCCGCCCGCGCTGACCCGCGCCACCCAGGGCGCGGACGATGCCACAGTACGTCTGCCGCCCGAGGACCTGCGAGAGGCGATCGAGGAGCGGGTGCCGTACTTCCTCAAGACCAAACAAGGCCCCGATGCCCGCGGCGCCGTCCGGCTCCACTGCCCGGCAGCCGGTCCGTCGCCATCGGTGAACTGCGCTCGCCGTGACCGGCTCTTCCCCCGCAATCCGCGCGGTTCTGGACCACCGCCGGCCGTCATCAACCTCGCCGACAGCCGTGCACGAGCAGCCCACCCCGCCGCACGGCCCACCGTCCAGCTCCCCGACGGCGAATGGCGCACCACTCCATCCGCCAAGGAGCTGCCGGCTGTCTGCGGCAAGTCCGACATCACTGTCCCCGCCGACGCCCGCGGTGACCGGCTGGTCGCGAAGTTCCGGCAGGACGACCACTACCTGACCAGCACCTGGACCGCGTCCTACAAGCCCATCCGCAGCCACAACGAAGGGATCCACGGCCGCCTCAAGGGCGAAGAAACCGACATCGGGAACCCGAAACACCGCCCAGCACCAGGCCAGGTCGCCCAGACCCTCCTGGTCGCCATCATGGTCACCGCCGCGAACCTCGACATCCTCGAAACGTGGCTCTACCAGCACACCGGCACCCACCTCACCCACAGCGACTACACAGCGATCCCCCCACCGGCCGGGCCGGACACCAATCCGCCCGCAACGACAGGACGTCCACCCCCGCCCAACGGATGACCCACCCGCGAAACAACCGCACAGACTCGTGACGGCCAGCCCCGGACCCCCGGGGCTGGCCGTCACGCTCACACAACCGCACGACAGCGAGTGAACGCGCTCACACCTGCGTTCTCCCGCCATCCACCACCCCGAACAACCTCGAACAGGCACCGGAAACGACAAAGATCCCGCCGATCATCATGATCAGCGGGATCTCGTCAACCGAACCTGAGCTAACTCAAGAACGGCCCAGGCCAGGCTGGGGCTGGTTGTGCAGCCGACCATCACCCCCACTGGTACTGCGGCTATGGCGACGAGCTTGGCTTCGCGCGCCAGCTGATGGCGGTTGCGGATGCTTGTTCTGGCTGTGCCGGAGCGGCTGCGCGAGAGGATCAGGTATCCCAGGCACACACCGCCCACGAAGCCGCTGGTGAAGACCGCCGCGGGTGAGTACAGCCCCAGGCTGATCGCAACGGCCGCACACCCGAGCAGCAGGATGGGTCCCAGTTGGCGCAGTAGCCACGGAAGTTCGAGGCGTAGCTGCCACCAGGCCAGCTGCCGGGTGGTCTGGTGCTGCAGGTGGCCGGCCAGATAAGCGAGCCAGCGTTGGGCCTGCTCGGCGTGGGGGCTGTCGGCGAAGGCCGCAGGAACGTACGCCTCGAGTAGGTGGCGTTCCAGCTCGACTGGGTCGGCAAACCGGTCCTCCAGTAGTTCGGCAGGGTCCTTGCCGGTTTCGCCGTAGACAGCGCGGGCCATGGCCACCATCAAGGGCGTGCCGAGTGCCTGACGCAGACCCTGGGATACCGGCGTGTGGGGATGGGCGCGCAGGTGCGCGAGGACCGGGTCCCAGAGGGTGGTCCGCTGTCCGTCCGCCCCCCGTACCGGCCGCGCGGTCCTGGTGAGGTAGGCGCTCGCCGCCTCGAACGTCAGCGGCCGCAGTTCGACGACAGCCGCCGACGTCAGCACATTCCCGCTCTCCACCGCCTTCGTGTACGCCGCCGTGCGGCAGGTCAGCAACACCGGCTCGCCCGGGTCGAGTTCCGCGTTCAGCCGGCGCAGGGCCGCGCCCCACGCCGACTCGGGCATCTCGTCCAGACCCTCGAGAACGGGCAGCACGAGGCCGGCCGCGAGCAGTTTGCTGGTCCAGGGAGCTCCGGGATAGGTGGCGCGCAGGTGGGCGGTCATCCAGTCCCGCAGCCGCTGTCGCTCTGGCTGCCATCCGGACAGAGGGAAGACCGCCGGCACGGGGTCGCCGACCGCACGGTGCGCGAGCCGCTCCAGGGTGAAGCGGACGGCGAGCACGGTCTTTCCACTGCCCGGTTCACCCAGCACCACCAGCCGCCGCGAGGGCACCGTGTCAAAGGCGGGCGAGATACCCTCGGGCCCCTCGCCCGGCTCCACGGGCAGGCCGCCGTTTTCAGCGGCATCGGCGAGCCACGCCTCCGCCCTGGACCAGTGCACCTGGAACGGGTACGGATCCTGCAGCCGGCGCAGCCGCCACTCCGCCTGCCACTGCTCCTGCACCGAGGCCGCCAGACGCCCGGACAGCCCTTCCAGCCGCTCCTGCGACCAGGCACCCTCGGCGGACTCGCCGGCCGCTGAACCGCTGCGCCAGAGGTTGATGGCCAGCCCAGCGACCGACACCCCCAAGCCGAGGACGGCCGTCAGGGTCGATACATTGCCCAGCTCTCCCGTCAGCAGCGCAACGAGCAGCACGCTGCCCGTGACCGCTACCGCTCCCAGCCAGATGCCATGTCGCCACCACCGCACTGCACGGCCCCCGTCATCCGAACCACTGCACGGAGGATAGAGCCGCGGTCACGCTCTGTGAGCGAAGCGCGCCGCAGGAGCTGTCAGCGATGTTGCTCGGCGCGCCCCCCATGGAGCGCAGCGTCTGCTGGAGTTCCTCGATGTCGGTGGGGGCTCCAAGGCCGGACTCGCGCCAGACCTGTTCTCCCAGTGCTTCGGACATCCGTCAGCATCCGGGGCGTCCTGCAGCACCATGCCCTGCTCGCCCTCCAGACGTGCCCGTACGAAGTCCTGGGCGCTGCCGAGCGTGAGCAGCTGCTTGCCGCGTACGGCAGCCGTACGTTCGACCTCGCGTGGGAGACGGCGCTCGCGGTGATCACCCACCACGCCCGGTCCTCGGGTCAGACGGGGCAGCCCCACCCGACCATCAGGGACCGCGCACCCGCGATGGCACGGCGCCCGGGCGGCCGGAGCCAGGGTGGACGTTGAACAGTCCCGCGCCCGCCAGCAGTACTTGAAGGCGCCGGGGGGATCTGGGTCGTCTACGACGCAGGCCTCAGCCGCCTGCGTGTCGTCTGCCCCAGCGCCAGGCTCGCACCGGCCTGACACTCCAGGCCGACGCCGAAGCCGGAAGCGTCCGCGTCATTTGCCCGGAACGCCACACCGCCCACGACCCCCGACTGACGGTCGCCGGCGTGCAGGAGGCGATCGCCCTCGGGCGGGCGTCCGACTCCGAAGACATCGAGATCAACGCTTAGTGGTCGGCTCTGGAAGTCCCTCGGGGGTTGACTGCGGAGCCGACCATGCGTCTGAGCGCTGGTCAGAGGTCGGAGCCGGCGCCAGCAGGTCGCGGCCGGACGGGTCGAGCCTTGCAGGCCGTTCCCCGACAGGTGCGGGAGTGAGACCTGTGCGCTGATGACGGAGAGTGCCAGCACTTGTGGCACGCCGGGCGACCGAGGAATCTGTGACGCGTCCACGGCAGTAGGAGACGCGTATATTTGACGCAAGGTTCACCTATTTTCGGTCATTCTCATGACTAGCCGCATATCTCCCTGGCAAACGCCCTCCCCGCCGTGCACAGGCCGTTACGATGACCGCATCAGTTTCCTGACGCGACGTCAGCGATCCTTCTCGGGAGGGGTGTTCGCGCCGCGAGGAACAACACACACGCCCGTCGGTTCTGGCGTGGCGTGGACATGCGGTTGATGCTCAGTCAATGGGTGTCTGCTCAAGGATCTACGGGGTGGGGCATGTCGGGCGATTTCGCTCAACTCGTCGTTGACGAGGCCATCTTTCACCTGGTCCCGACGCGTAAGCGGAACGACCCGGTGCCAGCACAAGTCCAGTACAGCGAAGCGGTGTGCCAGCTCAGTGAGGATGTGCGAGGCAAGATCCAGGCCAACTTCCGGGGCCTGCTCGTCTCGCATGGACGCCCGGTTGTAGAAGAGCTCGAGGCCAAGAAGTCGACCCTGCCGGACCGCGTCTACGAGTACCTCACCGAGCAGCGTGACCTGGTGAACGTCTCCATCGACCTTGCCGAACTGCTCTTCGACAGCCAGAAGGGGAACAGCCCCGCCGGGCTGCTCCTTGTTGCCTCCGCCAGACTTGCCGGCAAGCGGGCGCTGCTCATCGTGAAACTGGAGCAGGAGGGCGGTTTTCGGGCCAGGGAGGTGATCGTCGACGGCAAACGCACCTTCGACATGAGCTACTTCGCCAACCTTTTGATGACCGAGCACAACAAGATCTACAAGGCCGCCCTGTTCTGCGTTGACGGCGTCCCCGAGGACGGCCCGATCGAGGGATGGGCAGCTGACAAGCAACTGTCGGGCAAGATGGCACAGTTCTGGCTGCAGACCTTCCTCGGCTGCCGGCAGAAAGAGGATCCTAAGCGCGTCACTCAAGGATTTCACGAGGCGGCAGTCGACTGGGTCGACAAAAGGGTCGACGACCCCGAGAAGAGCGTCGACTATCTGATGGCCGTCCTGGTCGAGCTGCGCTCCAACACCGCCACCTTGGATCCCACTGCCTTCGCCGCTGATCACCTCGACCTCTATGACCAGGACAGCTTCCTGGCCTACCTGGCCAGTAAGGACGTTCCAACGACCATCTTCGACAAGGACATCGCGCGGGTGGCCCCCCGCCTGAGCGAGCTGCAGATCGGCTTCGCCAGCGGCATTTCCATCGTTGCCCCCGTCAAGCGGGTGCGTGAGGACATCAAGATCGACGAACACTCCGACGGCACCTCCACGGTGACCGTCAGGGGCAAGATCACGTCCACACGCAGCCACTACAGCCCCCGCAAACTCGACGCCCCGCACACGGATGTCCAAGCACCCGGTGCGGACTCCGCCGGGTGAGCGTGGTCAATGACGCCTTCCACCGGTACCAGGCGGAGCTCCCCAACATCCGGAAGGCGGCACAGCTCACCGCGGCCCTTCTGCGACGCAAGGCCGCCCGCGCCCACATCACCTGCGAGGTGACCCACCGGGCCAAAG is a genomic window of Streptomyces griseochromogenes containing:
- a CDS encoding nucleoid-associated protein, which encodes MSGDFAQLVVDEAIFHLVPTRKRNDPVPAQVQYSEAVCQLSEDVRGKIQANFRGLLVSHGRPVVEELEAKKSTLPDRVYEYLTEQRDLVNVSIDLAELLFDSQKGNSPAGLLLVASARLAGKRALLIVKLEQEGGFRAREVIVDGKRTFDMSYFANLLMTEHNKIYKAALFCVDGVPEDGPIEGWAADKQLSGKMAQFWLQTFLGCRQKEDPKRVTQGFHEAAVDWVDKRVDDPEKSVDYLMAVLVELRSNTATLDPTAFAADHLDLYDQDSFLAYLASKDVPTTIFDKDIARVAPRLSELQIGFASGISIVAPVKRVREDIKIDEHSDGTSTVTVRGKITSTRSHYSPRKLDAPHTDVQAPGADSAG
- a CDS encoding helix-turn-helix domain-containing protein; amino-acid sequence: MVGGLARKRPPRELADNPESWPHAGIDDSAADVVQGIARALEAVLKTQRRSLRQAAAGSGVNRQAIADLIAGRCWPDVATVARLENFLAVPLYPSSGGMPHTHGKRPFRPRASPAQGTTK
- a CDS encoding NACHT domain-containing protein, which codes for MLLVALLTGELGNVSTLTAVLGLGVSVAGLAINLWRSGSAAGESAEGAWSQERLEGLSGRLAASVQEQWQAEWRLRRLQDPYPFQVHWSRAEAWLADAAENGGLPVEPGEGPEGISPAFDTVPSRRLVVLGEPGSGKTVLAVRFTLERLAHRAVGDPVPAVFPLSGWQPERQRLRDWMTAHLRATYPGAPWTSKLLAAGLVLPVLEGLDEMPESAWGAALRRLNAELDPGEPVLLTCRTAAYTKAVESGNVLTSAAVVELRPLTFEAASAYLTRTARPVRGADGQRTTLWDPVLAHLRAHPHTPVSQGLRQALGTPLMVAMARAVYGETGKDPAELLEDRFADPVELERHLLEAYVPAAFADSPHAEQAQRWLAYLAGHLQHQTTRQLAWWQLRLELPWLLRQLGPILLLGCAAVAISLGLYSPAAVFTSGFVGGVCLGYLILSRSRSGTARTSIRNRHQLAREAKLVAIAAVPVGVMVGCTTSPSLAWAVLELAQVRLTRSR